One stretch of Euphorbia lathyris chromosome 7, ddEupLath1.1, whole genome shotgun sequence DNA includes these proteins:
- the LOC136235568 gene encoding RNA-binding protein 2-like isoform X1, protein MTDGYWNRQQHPLLSAGGAVKRPRSDYDLPSSGLPSSTEIPNYYPRDDDRNRFQAVKDTKTIGSAYDRYLQNAKVAPFSSGEASGLSMGSGRPTGVGMTGLPILDSGMAGRPRASIPDLAPNGRDMSFGTQPSVDTLPRPVRETLPLPLDASSTLYVEGLPPDCRRREVAHIFRPFVGYKEVRLVSKESKHRGGDPIILCFVDFESAACAATAMSALQGYKMDEHDRESNYLRLQFSRHPGPRSGPANRGKRSHPALQKSLPSLSMKSKQDQFWVKFASREPPAVARCVWTCVAR, encoded by the exons ATGACAGACGGATACTGGAATCGGCAGCAACATCCTCTTCTCTCTGCCGGTGGGGCCGTAAAACGGCCCCGTTCCGACTACG ATCTTCCATCTTCAGGGCTGCCTTCTAGCACTGAAATTCCTAACTATTATCCAAGGGATGATGATCGCAATAGATTTCAGGCTGTGAAGGACACAAAGACAATTGGATCCGCTTATGACCGGTATCTGCAAAATGCG AAAGTTGCTCCATTTTCTTCTGGAGAAGCGAGCGGATTAAGCATGGGGTCAGGGAGACCGACTGGTGTTGGGATGACTGGTCTTCCAATACTTGATTCTGGTATGGCAGGTCGGCCTCGGGCTAGTATTCCAGATTTAGCACCCAATGGTCGAGATATGAGTTTTGGGACGCAGCCTTCAGTGGATACTTTACCTAGGCCTGTCCGTGAAACTCTACCGCTTCCTCTGGACGCTTCCAGCACTCTATATGTTGAGGGACTTCCTCCTGATTGCAGGAGGAGGGAAGTGGCTC ATATCTTTCGCCCTTTTGTGGGATACAAGGAAGTGAGACTCGTCAGCAAGGAATCCAAGCAT CGTGGTGGAGATCCTATTATCCTTTGTTTTGTTGATTTTGAAAGTGCAGCTTGTGCAGCAACTGCAATGAGTGCCTTGCAAG GTTATAAAATGGATGAACATGATCGGGAATCTAACTACTTGAGGTTACAGTTTTCTCGACACCCTGGTCCAAGATCTGGCCCTGCAAATCGTGGGAAGAG ATCTCATCCAGCTTTACAGAAGTCTTTGCCCTCTCTATCAATGAA gtcaaAACAGGATCAATTTTGGGTGAAATTCGCGTCTCGGGAACCtccggcagtcgctcggtgcGTTTGGACATGTGTTGCCCGTTGA
- the LOC136235568 gene encoding RNA-binding protein 2-like isoform X2, whose product MTDGYWNRQQHPLLSAGGAVKRPRSDYDLPSSGLPSSTEIPNYYPRDDDRNRFQAVKDTKTIGSAYDRYLQNAKVAPFSSGEASGLSMGSGRPTGVGMTGLPILDSGMAGRPRASIPDLAPNGRDMSFGTQPSVDTLPRPVRETLPLPLDASSTLYVEGLPPDCRRREVAHIFRPFVGYKEVRLVSKESKHRGGDPIILCFVDFESAACAATAMSALQGYKMDEHDRESNYLRLQFSRHPGPRSGPANRGKRSHPALQKSLPSLSMK is encoded by the exons ATGACAGACGGATACTGGAATCGGCAGCAACATCCTCTTCTCTCTGCCGGTGGGGCCGTAAAACGGCCCCGTTCCGACTACG ATCTTCCATCTTCAGGGCTGCCTTCTAGCACTGAAATTCCTAACTATTATCCAAGGGATGATGATCGCAATAGATTTCAGGCTGTGAAGGACACAAAGACAATTGGATCCGCTTATGACCGGTATCTGCAAAATGCG AAAGTTGCTCCATTTTCTTCTGGAGAAGCGAGCGGATTAAGCATGGGGTCAGGGAGACCGACTGGTGTTGGGATGACTGGTCTTCCAATACTTGATTCTGGTATGGCAGGTCGGCCTCGGGCTAGTATTCCAGATTTAGCACCCAATGGTCGAGATATGAGTTTTGGGACGCAGCCTTCAGTGGATACTTTACCTAGGCCTGTCCGTGAAACTCTACCGCTTCCTCTGGACGCTTCCAGCACTCTATATGTTGAGGGACTTCCTCCTGATTGCAGGAGGAGGGAAGTGGCTC ATATCTTTCGCCCTTTTGTGGGATACAAGGAAGTGAGACTCGTCAGCAAGGAATCCAAGCAT CGTGGTGGAGATCCTATTATCCTTTGTTTTGTTGATTTTGAAAGTGCAGCTTGTGCAGCAACTGCAATGAGTGCCTTGCAAG GTTATAAAATGGATGAACATGATCGGGAATCTAACTACTTGAGGTTACAGTTTTCTCGACACCCTGGTCCAAGATCTGGCCCTGCAAATCGTGGGAAGAG ATCTCATCCAGCTTTACAGAAGTCTTTGCCCTCTCTATCAATGAAGTGA
- the LOC136235568 gene encoding RNA-binding protein 1-like isoform X3 yields the protein MTDGYWNRQQHPLLSAGGAVKRPRSDYDLPSSGLPSSTEIPNYYPRDDDRNRFQAVKDTKTIGSAYDRYLQNAKVAPFSSGEASGLSMGSGRPTGVGMTGLPILDSGMAGRPRASIPDLAPNGRDMSFGTQPSVDTLPRPVRETLPLPLDASSTLYVEGLPPDCRRREVAHIFRPFVGYKEVRLVSKESKHRGGDPIILCFVDFESAACAATAMSALQGYLCDLVIKWMNMIGNLTT from the exons ATGACAGACGGATACTGGAATCGGCAGCAACATCCTCTTCTCTCTGCCGGTGGGGCCGTAAAACGGCCCCGTTCCGACTACG ATCTTCCATCTTCAGGGCTGCCTTCTAGCACTGAAATTCCTAACTATTATCCAAGGGATGATGATCGCAATAGATTTCAGGCTGTGAAGGACACAAAGACAATTGGATCCGCTTATGACCGGTATCTGCAAAATGCG AAAGTTGCTCCATTTTCTTCTGGAGAAGCGAGCGGATTAAGCATGGGGTCAGGGAGACCGACTGGTGTTGGGATGACTGGTCTTCCAATACTTGATTCTGGTATGGCAGGTCGGCCTCGGGCTAGTATTCCAGATTTAGCACCCAATGGTCGAGATATGAGTTTTGGGACGCAGCCTTCAGTGGATACTTTACCTAGGCCTGTCCGTGAAACTCTACCGCTTCCTCTGGACGCTTCCAGCACTCTATATGTTGAGGGACTTCCTCCTGATTGCAGGAGGAGGGAAGTGGCTC ATATCTTTCGCCCTTTTGTGGGATACAAGGAAGTGAGACTCGTCAGCAAGGAATCCAAGCAT CGTGGTGGAGATCCTATTATCCTTTGTTTTGTTGATTTTGAAAGTGCAGCTTGTGCAGCAACTGCAATGAGTGCCTTGCAAGGTTATCTATGTGATCTG GTTATAAAATGGATGAACATGATCGGGAATCTAACTACTTGA